The Nitrospira sp. genome contains a region encoding:
- a CDS encoding rubrerythrin gives MGKSLKGTKSHDNLKHAFAGESQANRRYLYFARRADIEGYPDVGGLFRDTSEAETGHAFGHLDFLKEVGDPATGVPMGNTDANLKSAIEGETYEYTQMYPGMSKTAREEGFPELAEWFETLAKAERSHANRFQKGLDTLKS, from the coding sequence ATGGGAAAAAGCTTAAAGGGGACGAAGAGTCACGACAATCTCAAACATGCGTTTGCAGGGGAATCACAGGCCAACCGCCGGTATCTCTATTTTGCCCGGCGTGCGGACATTGAGGGCTATCCGGACGTCGGCGGGCTCTTTCGAGACACCTCGGAGGCTGAAACCGGCCATGCCTTCGGGCACCTGGATTTCTTGAAAGAGGTCGGAGACCCGGCGACGGGTGTGCCGATGGGCAACACGGACGCGAACCTCAAGTCCGCCATCGAGGGCGAAACGTACGAATACACGCAAATGTATCCGGGAATGTCCAAGACCGCACGGGAGGAAGGGTTTCCTGAATTGGCCGAATGGTTTGAAACCTTGGCGAAGGCCGAACGGTCCCATGCCAATCGGTTTCAGAAGGGATTGGATACTCTGAAGAGCTAA
- a CDS encoding Fe-S oxidoreductase, whose product MKGLSLIAPVDPKQLEKETLRIYEVCDGCRRCFNLCPSFNTLLDRIDVYEGDVAKLTPADHHRVVDECYYCKLCFNHCPYTPPHHYQIDFPHLMVAWKKRLAAERGVRWRDRLLIMTDTIGRLGSVTASITNALLGNRLVRRVLEKVVGIHQDRRLLPFSRETFPRWFDRRTKTAAADPPTRKVALFSSCLVNYQATDVGKATVQVLEKNGIHVVVPEQRCCGMPSFDIGDTEAIQVAARSNVASLYPWVLKGYDVVVPTASCSLMLKREYPELHRDEQTKQVAERTFDVCEYLMAMKKAGHLATDFTKKPGRVAYQIPCHLRDQNIGFKSKELMECAGAQVELIEQCSGHDGAWSVKTEFFPLSMKIAGKAVRAIEQTPADLVASDCPLAGLQLEQGGASANAREKAVLHPIQIVRDAYGLSSQQ is encoded by the coding sequence ATGAAAGGTCTCAGCCTCATCGCACCGGTCGATCCGAAGCAATTGGAGAAGGAAACGCTACGAATCTACGAGGTCTGTGATGGGTGTCGGCGTTGCTTCAATCTCTGTCCATCCTTCAACACCCTGCTGGATCGAATTGACGTGTACGAAGGTGATGTGGCCAAGCTGACTCCAGCCGATCATCATCGAGTTGTCGACGAGTGCTATTACTGCAAACTCTGTTTCAACCATTGCCCCTATACTCCGCCACATCACTACCAAATCGATTTCCCGCATCTGATGGTCGCGTGGAAGAAGCGTCTCGCCGCAGAACGCGGTGTCCGGTGGCGGGACCGTCTGTTGATCATGACGGATACTATTGGACGACTGGGCAGCGTGACGGCTTCAATCACGAATGCGTTGTTGGGCAACCGACTGGTGCGCCGCGTTCTTGAAAAGGTCGTGGGGATTCATCAAGACCGCCGTCTGTTGCCCTTCTCTCGCGAAACGTTTCCCCGCTGGTTCGACCGTCGAACGAAGACGGCAGCGGCTGATCCCCCCACCCGTAAAGTCGCGTTGTTTTCCAGTTGCCTCGTGAATTATCAGGCAACCGATGTCGGCAAGGCGACGGTGCAGGTGCTGGAAAAAAACGGCATCCACGTCGTGGTACCGGAGCAACGCTGCTGCGGGATGCCGAGTTTCGACATCGGTGATACCGAGGCCATTCAAGTGGCTGCTCGGAGCAATGTCGCGTCATTGTACCCATGGGTCCTGAAGGGGTACGATGTAGTTGTCCCGACCGCCAGTTGCAGTTTGATGCTGAAGCGGGAATATCCGGAGCTTCATCGCGATGAGCAGACCAAACAGGTGGCCGAGCGAACCTTCGACGTCTGCGAGTATTTGATGGCGATGAAAAAGGCCGGCCATTTGGCGACCGATTTCACCAAGAAGCCGGGGCGTGTCGCGTATCAGATCCCCTGTCACCTCAGGGATCAAAATATCGGGTTTAAGTCCAAGGAACTGATGGAATGTGCGGGCGCTCAAGTCGAGCTGATCGAACAGTGCTCGGGACACGATGGCGCCTGGTCCGTCAAAACGGAGTTTTTCCCATTGTCGATGAAGATCGCCGGCAAGGCCGTACGCGCGATCGAGCAAACGCCGGCCGACCTCGTCGCGTCGGACTGCCCGTTGGCGGGTTTACAGTTGGAACAGGGCGGCGCATCGGCCAATGCGAGAGAAAAAGCCGTCCTGCATCCGATTCAGATCGTCCGTGACGCGTATGGGCTATCCTCACAACAGTGA
- a CDS encoding DUF3501 family protein has protein sequence MKTITFGDVIPHDEYERQREAFRAKIIELKRRRRLSIGPLITVVFENRETLQFQIQEMIRTERIVDPLKVQDELDVYNALLPHPNELSATLLIEITDEATIKEKLDQFMGLDHGETVAITAGGEEAFGEFEGGRSHETKISAVHFVRFQPTASMRVAFADLTQPVTIRVNHGGYHQEVPVSGSMREEWLADLRA, from the coding sequence GTGAAAACGATCACATTCGGCGATGTCATCCCGCACGATGAGTATGAACGGCAGCGAGAAGCCTTCCGCGCGAAAATCATCGAATTGAAGCGGCGGCGCCGACTCTCGATCGGCCCGTTGATCACCGTCGTCTTCGAGAATCGTGAGACGCTGCAATTTCAGATTCAAGAAATGATCCGAACCGAGCGCATTGTCGACCCGCTGAAAGTGCAAGATGAGCTGGATGTATACAACGCTTTGCTGCCGCATCCGAACGAACTGAGCGCGACCCTCTTGATCGAAATCACTGACGAAGCCACGATAAAAGAAAAGCTCGATCAATTCATGGGACTGGATCACGGAGAGACAGTGGCGATCACTGCTGGCGGGGAAGAAGCCTTCGGAGAATTCGAAGGTGGCCGGAGCCATGAGACGAAGATCAGCGCGGTTCATTTCGTCAGGTTTCAACCGACTGCCTCGATGAGAGTGGCCTTTGCGGATCTCACTCAGCCGGTGACGATTCGAGTGAACCATGGCGGGTACCATCAGGAGGTACCCGTCTCGGGCAGCATGAGGGAAGAATGGCTCGCCGATTTACGCGCCTAA
- a CDS encoding 6-carboxytetrahydropterin synthase: MPSVLLNKRIEFAAAHRYLRTEWDEAKNRAAFGRCYNAPAHGHNYLLEVTVSGEIDPKTGMVVNLFDLKRVLLAVIEEFDHKNLNLDMPYFTDRIPTSENFAHVLWSKLATQRDIGTLHTLRLCEDEDLYAEVTAADGPEVAAVAKRYSFNAIQESHQGRDWDFYVTVCGTIDPVTGMVTDIGALDRLVQDTVIKSFDRQDLRRALGSETVRGETLAKGIWDRLAGRVSGGTLRNVRLVQTRDLSFDYAGG; encoded by the coding sequence ATGCCGTCTGTTCTATTGAACAAGCGCATCGAATTCGCCGCCGCGCATCGCTATCTCCGGACCGAATGGGATGAGGCGAAGAATCGCGCGGCGTTCGGGCGCTGCTACAATGCTCCCGCCCACGGACATAACTACCTGCTGGAAGTCACCGTCTCCGGCGAGATCGATCCGAAGACCGGCATGGTCGTCAATCTGTTCGATCTCAAGCGTGTGCTCCTTGCCGTCATCGAAGAATTTGATCACAAGAACCTGAACCTCGACATGCCGTACTTCACCGACCGCATCCCGACCTCAGAGAATTTCGCACATGTGCTCTGGTCGAAATTGGCCACCCAACGGGATATCGGCACGCTGCATACCCTTCGGCTCTGCGAGGATGAAGATCTGTATGCCGAAGTCACTGCAGCCGACGGCCCGGAAGTTGCCGCTGTCGCCAAGCGGTATTCGTTCAATGCGATCCAGGAGAGCCATCAAGGACGGGACTGGGACTTCTACGTGACGGTTTGCGGGACGATCGATCCGGTGACGGGCATGGTAACCGACATCGGCGCGTTGGACCGGCTGGTGCAAGACACCGTCATCAAATCATTCGATCGGCAGGATCTCCGCCGGGCGCTTGGATCCGAAACCGTGAGGGGGGAAACTCTCGCCAAGGGGATCTGGGACCGTCTCGCCGGGCGTGTCTCAGGTGGAACACTCCGCAACGTCCGCCTCGTCCAAACCCGCGACCTCTCGTTCGACTACGCGGGTGGATAA
- a CDS encoding thioredoxin family protein translates to MSNVLDVSDANYAEFTHAPAAIVAYGLATCEPCKLYDPILEAVAAKFPDLKVGKAKMHVPGRCREIKKTHTFETYPTTHFFAHGKLLLAREGVVEQAELAALVSDYLLK, encoded by the coding sequence ATGAGCAACGTCCTCGACGTCAGTGACGCCAATTATGCAGAATTCACCCACGCGCCGGCGGCGATTGTCGCATACGGGTTGGCGACCTGTGAGCCATGCAAGCTCTATGATCCAATCCTGGAAGCGGTGGCCGCCAAGTTTCCCGATCTGAAGGTCGGCAAGGCCAAGATGCACGTGCCCGGCCGATGCCGTGAGATCAAAAAAACCCACACATTCGAAACCTATCCCACCACCCATTTCTTCGCTCATGGTAAACTGCTGCTCGCGCGCGAAGGAGTCGTCGAGCAGGCCGAACTTGCCGCACTCGTTTCAGACTATCTGCTCAAGTAG
- a CDS encoding redoxin domain-containing protein, with translation MSDVAPEIKAGDTAPDFNLKDQDQKDVKLSDYKGKKNVVLCFYPLDWSPVCHGENKCLSDDFPKFQSANAELFGVSCDSFFSHKAWADSLDLKHRLLSDVHRTTAKSYGLYFEPLNCSKRATVIVDKNGKVAYVKVQEIKTAREDKEILDALSKLN, from the coding sequence ATGAGCGACGTGGCACCGGAAATTAAGGCAGGCGATACGGCACCGGACTTCAATCTAAAGGATCAAGACCAGAAGGACGTGAAGTTGAGCGACTACAAAGGTAAGAAGAACGTCGTGCTCTGCTTCTACCCGCTGGATTGGAGTCCCGTCTGCCATGGAGAGAACAAGTGTTTGTCCGATGACTTCCCCAAGTTCCAGTCCGCGAACGCGGAGTTGTTCGGCGTCAGCTGCGACAGCTTCTTCTCCCACAAAGCCTGGGCAGATTCGCTGGACCTGAAGCACCGCCTCCTGTCTGACGTGCATCGGACGACGGCGAAGTCCTATGGTCTCTATTTCGAACCGCTGAACTGCTCCAAGCGCGCGACCGTGATCGTCGATAAGAACGGCAAGGTCGCCTATGTGAAAGTGCAGGAGATCAAAACTGCGCGCGAGGACAAGGAAATCCTTGATGCGCTCTCCAAGTTGAACTAA
- the typA gene encoding translational GTPase TypA has product MTTLRAPHDRRSDIRNIAIIAHVDHGKTTLVDAVLRQTHVHRKIDDMGERIMDSMDQERERGITIRAKNASVIYNGVKINIVDTPGHADFGGEVERTLRMVDGVLILVDAKEGPMPQTTFVLRKALALGHKAIVVINKIDRPDAVIDDVVNRTFDLFVHLGATDEQLDFPIVYTSAIKGIATLDANKPGTDIMPLLDTVLEKIPAPAITVEAPLQILVLALVQDSYKGKMGIGKIQSGSIARRQNVMVLGKNGAQIPGRVSDLAVYSGLERADTEQAAAGEIVAVAGLDDVSIGDTIADADRPVALPRVSIDEPTVQMTFSVNNSPFAGREGKFLTSRHLRERLFKELETNVSLRVNETDSADRFLVAGRGELHLSVLIEQMRREGYELQVSQPEVILHREGGAVMEPYEELTIQVPETYQGTVIEEIGKRRGEMRHMRLIHSDVGTSEMHLEYHIPTRGIMGLKNVLLAKTRGTVIMHHVFAAYEPAEERDLIVAPHGSLVGFEDGVSTGYAIFMTQERGAMFIGPGVEVYRGMVVGQNSRDEDLDVNVCKEKHLSNMRASGSDEALVLTPPREMTLEFALEYIGADELVEVTPQNLRLRKRLLNPDDRRKAKKAGK; this is encoded by the coding sequence ATGACGACCTTACGCGCACCTCATGACCGCCGGAGCGATATCCGTAACATCGCCATTATCGCCCACGTAGATCACGGCAAAACCACGCTGGTCGATGCGGTGCTCCGCCAAACGCACGTCCATCGCAAGATCGACGATATGGGCGAACGCATCATGGACTCAATGGACCAGGAACGGGAACGTGGGATCACGATCCGGGCCAAAAATGCCAGCGTCATCTACAACGGGGTGAAAATCAATATTGTCGATACTCCGGGCCATGCCGATTTCGGCGGTGAAGTGGAACGCACGCTCCGGATGGTGGACGGTGTATTGATTTTAGTCGATGCGAAAGAAGGCCCCATGCCGCAAACGACCTTCGTGTTGCGGAAAGCCTTGGCGCTTGGGCACAAAGCCATTGTCGTCATCAACAAAATTGACCGGCCGGATGCCGTCATCGACGACGTGGTCAACCGAACCTTCGACCTGTTCGTTCATCTGGGAGCCACCGACGAACAGCTCGATTTTCCGATCGTCTATACGTCGGCGATTAAAGGGATCGCCACACTCGATGCCAACAAGCCCGGTACCGATATCATGCCGCTCCTCGATACGGTGCTGGAGAAGATTCCTGCCCCAGCCATTACCGTCGAAGCCCCGCTCCAGATTCTTGTGCTGGCCCTTGTGCAAGATTCCTACAAAGGGAAGATGGGTATCGGCAAGATCCAGTCCGGTTCCATTGCCCGCCGGCAGAATGTCATGGTCCTCGGCAAGAACGGCGCTCAGATTCCCGGAAGAGTATCCGATCTCGCGGTTTATTCAGGCCTCGAACGAGCCGACACCGAACAGGCCGCCGCCGGAGAGATCGTCGCAGTCGCCGGGCTAGATGATGTGAGCATTGGCGATACCATTGCGGATGCCGATCGTCCGGTCGCCCTCCCGCGCGTCTCCATCGATGAGCCGACGGTTCAGATGACCTTCTCGGTGAATAACAGTCCCTTCGCCGGACGTGAAGGCAAGTTTCTGACGTCACGTCATCTGCGTGAGCGCCTGTTCAAGGAACTGGAAACTAATGTGTCGCTCCGTGTCAATGAGACGGACAGCGCCGATCGCTTTCTCGTGGCCGGCCGAGGCGAACTCCATCTCTCCGTGTTGATCGAACAGATGCGACGGGAGGGGTACGAGCTTCAAGTGTCGCAACCGGAGGTCATTCTCCACCGTGAGGGCGGGGCCGTCATGGAACCGTACGAAGAACTGACCATCCAAGTGCCGGAAACCTATCAGGGCACGGTGATCGAGGAGATCGGAAAACGCCGAGGCGAAATGCGGCACATGCGGCTCATTCATTCCGATGTGGGCACCAGTGAAATGCATCTGGAATACCACATCCCGACACGGGGCATCATGGGGCTCAAGAACGTGCTGCTGGCAAAGACCCGTGGGACCGTCATCATGCATCACGTGTTTGCGGCATATGAACCGGCGGAAGAGCGGGATCTAATCGTGGCACCGCATGGCTCACTGGTCGGCTTCGAAGACGGAGTCAGTACCGGCTATGCCATCTTCATGACTCAGGAACGCGGTGCGATGTTCATCGGACCAGGAGTAGAGGTTTATCGGGGGATGGTGGTGGGCCAAAACAGCCGAGACGAAGACCTCGATGTGAATGTGTGCAAGGAGAAGCATCTATCCAACATGCGGGCGTCCGGCTCCGACGAAGCTTTGGTCCTCACTCCCCCACGCGAAATGACACTGGAGTTCGCCTTGGAGTACATCGGAGCGGATGAGCTGGTCGAAGTGACCCCGCAGAACCTGCGCTTGCGAAAGCGTCTGTTGAACCCGGACGATCGCCGCAAGGCGAAAAAAGCCGGGAAATGA
- a CDS encoding PBP1A family penicillin-binding protein, which produces MPDDGRFVERALQRPRRRRRWPIVLISLVAFAIVGATTVAGVIWHFAQDLPSLDLLQNYQPSLVTTVYSDDRRPIGQFFIERRILTPLPEIPKALTQAVIATEDARFFEHPGLDAIGMLRAAWTNIRHGGKKVEGASTITQQLARSLFLSSERSYERKIRELILAYKMEVVSGKEQILETYLNQIYFGQGAYGVASAAQSYFGKDIRTLTLAESAFLAGLPKSPSRFSPFTAYELAKKRQEHVLSRMEEVGFITAAERETAAQEKLNFHRPGSEHLAPYFVEYVRQLLVAKYGESMVYKGGLQIYTTLNLEMQKAAETAFLSGIRELDKREGWRGSRRTVDLATFQPSQQASSDQPLKSGSLGEGVVLRVAKDHYVVQVGAFTAKLAFDDMAWAKRILKGPDPTVDFVVNPNLKQLLKPGDVIEIAIKKITKEGILLTLEQTPVVEGGLIAIDPKVGAIRAMVGGYDFSRSEYNRAVQAHRQPGSAFKPLIYATAMSQGLSPATQILDAPVVYEQEEDDKIWKPENYGRKFHGMVSLRDALAHSHNLATVRLLDKVGVKNVIEFSRSVGVTSPLPADLSLGLGSSSVGLMELTSVYGVFLNQGSRVDPFAVKLVKDNTGNTLEVVEPEPHEVIAKETAYLITNMMEDVVQKGTGQAAKSLDRPIAGKTGTTNDYINAWFIGGTPNLVTGVYVGFDDRRSLGESETGARLALPIWIAFMKEALKQLPVVPFEIPDGVTFVKVDSSTGLLESEQEGEGQKGTVELFAKGSEPTQAAQRRLDPTDFYKLDQIPEGQPAGEGGF; this is translated from the coding sequence ATGCCGGACGACGGTCGATTCGTAGAGAGAGCTTTGCAACGGCCACGCCGTCGGCGCCGGTGGCCGATTGTCTTGATCAGTTTGGTGGCCTTCGCTATCGTCGGCGCGACGACGGTCGCGGGAGTCATCTGGCATTTTGCGCAAGATCTGCCTTCGCTCGACCTGCTCCAAAACTATCAACCCAGTCTGGTCACGACCGTCTACTCGGATGATCGCCGGCCAATCGGCCAATTCTTTATCGAACGCCGCATTCTGACTCCGCTCCCTGAGATTCCCAAAGCGCTGACGCAAGCGGTGATCGCGACGGAAGACGCGCGGTTTTTCGAACATCCGGGGTTGGATGCGATCGGAATGCTGCGGGCGGCTTGGACGAACATTCGGCATGGGGGCAAAAAAGTCGAAGGCGCGAGCACGATCACCCAACAGTTGGCTCGTTCGCTGTTTCTTTCGTCCGAGCGGTCCTATGAACGCAAGATTCGCGAGCTGATTCTCGCCTATAAAATGGAGGTGGTCTCCGGCAAGGAACAGATTCTTGAAACCTACTTGAACCAGATCTACTTCGGACAGGGAGCCTATGGGGTAGCCTCGGCTGCTCAATCCTATTTCGGGAAAGACATCAGAACACTGACCCTGGCGGAATCCGCATTCTTGGCCGGACTGCCGAAGTCTCCCAGCCGGTTTTCCCCTTTCACCGCTTATGAGCTCGCGAAAAAGCGGCAAGAGCATGTTCTCAGCCGCATGGAAGAGGTCGGGTTTATTACTGCAGCCGAGCGGGAAACGGCCGCGCAAGAGAAATTGAATTTCCACCGGCCAGGGAGCGAGCACCTTGCACCGTACTTCGTCGAGTATGTTCGCCAATTGCTCGTCGCAAAGTACGGTGAGTCGATGGTGTACAAGGGCGGCCTCCAAATCTACACGACCTTGAATTTGGAGATGCAAAAGGCGGCGGAAACAGCGTTCTTGTCAGGGATTCGCGAACTCGACAAACGTGAGGGGTGGCGAGGATCTCGACGAACCGTAGACTTGGCGACTTTTCAGCCTTCCCAGCAGGCGTCGTCGGATCAACCGCTGAAGTCCGGGAGTTTGGGCGAGGGAGTCGTCTTGAGGGTGGCCAAGGATCACTATGTGGTTCAGGTCGGGGCATTTACCGCAAAGCTGGCGTTCGACGACATGGCCTGGGCGAAGCGGATTCTTAAGGGACCGGATCCCACGGTCGACTTCGTCGTCAATCCGAATCTGAAGCAACTCCTGAAGCCGGGAGATGTCATCGAGATCGCGATCAAAAAGATCACGAAGGAGGGCATCCTCCTCACTCTGGAGCAGACACCCGTGGTCGAAGGCGGGTTGATTGCGATCGATCCGAAAGTAGGCGCAATACGGGCGATGGTCGGAGGCTATGATTTCTCCCGTAGCGAGTACAATCGTGCAGTCCAGGCGCATCGGCAACCCGGATCGGCGTTTAAGCCGCTCATTTATGCCACGGCAATGAGCCAGGGGTTGAGTCCGGCGACCCAGATTCTTGACGCCCCGGTCGTGTATGAGCAGGAAGAGGACGACAAAATTTGGAAACCTGAAAACTACGGACGAAAGTTTCACGGCATGGTGAGTCTTCGGGATGCGTTGGCGCACTCGCACAATCTTGCGACGGTCCGGTTATTGGACAAGGTCGGGGTGAAGAACGTGATCGAATTTTCGCGATCAGTCGGAGTGACGAGTCCGCTCCCTGCCGATCTGTCCTTGGGTCTTGGTTCATCATCGGTCGGCTTGATGGAGCTGACCTCGGTCTATGGCGTATTTTTGAACCAGGGGAGTCGAGTCGACCCGTTTGCCGTCAAATTAGTAAAAGATAACACCGGTAACACGCTCGAAGTGGTTGAACCCGAGCCCCATGAGGTCATCGCCAAAGAGACCGCCTACCTGATCACAAACATGATGGAAGATGTCGTGCAGAAGGGAACCGGGCAGGCTGCAAAAAGTCTGGATCGTCCAATCGCCGGGAAAACCGGCACGACGAACGACTACATCAATGCCTGGTTCATCGGCGGCACGCCGAACCTGGTCACCGGAGTGTACGTCGGGTTCGACGACCGCCGTTCGCTCGGGGAAAGCGAAACGGGGGCTCGTTTGGCCTTGCCGATCTGGATCGCCTTCATGAAAGAGGCCCTCAAACAGCTTCCCGTGGTGCCGTTCGAAATCCCAGACGGTGTGACCTTTGTAAAGGTCGATTCCTCGACGGGACTTCTGGAGTCGGAACAGGAAGGAGAAGGTCAAAAAGGAACAGTGGAACTCTTTGCGAAAGGCAGTGAGCCCACCCAAGCGGCTCAACGTCGATTGGATCCCACGGACTTTTATAAACTTGATCAGATTCCAGAGGGACAACCGGCAGGAGAGGGCGGTTTCTAG
- the iscX gene encoding Fe-S cluster assembly protein IscX, which yields MDLKWQDRQDIAIRLVEEHPETDPLTVRFTDMHAWIVALPEFKDDPKKSNEKILEAIQMAWHEEYQDSKS from the coding sequence ATGGATCTCAAGTGGCAAGACAGACAAGATATCGCCATACGGCTGGTGGAAGAACACCCCGAGACGGACCCGCTGACCGTGCGTTTCACGGACATGCACGCCTGGATCGTTGCCCTGCCGGAGTTTAAGGACGACCCGAAGAAATCGAACGAGAAAATCTTAGAAGCGATTCAAATGGCCTGGCATGAGGAATATCAGGATTCGAAGTCGTAG
- the dnaK gene encoding molecular chaperone DnaK — protein MARIVGIDLGTTNSLVAYMKDGQPCVVPDRHGRTMVPSVVALTDNGLIVGNPAKEHLTRNPERTVYSVKRFMGRGLVDVQNELAYFPYNLTETGGVIRIRLGQKSYSPPQISAMILKELKLRAEAHLNESITKAVITVPAYFNDSQRQATKDAGLIAGLEVLRIINEPTAASLAYGLQKKTQGTIAVYDFGGGTFDISILKLKDGIFEVLATNGDTHLGGDDLDRLLVDLFVIEIRDRHGIDVGNHPDHMQAIRLEAERAKVRLSDELKTDVTIELPEDKGRFTRELTRDQLESLAMRVIERTLAPCRMALKDAGLAPKDIDEVVLVGGSTRMPLVRQRVEALFGKTPHCHLNPDEVVALGAAVQADILSGGTTDMLLLDVTPLSLGIETMGGVMSSLIRRNTTIPASAKEMFTTYVDGQTGVDIHILQGERELVKDNRSLARFRLKVPPLPAGVPRIEVTFLIDANGILNVTAKDMRTGQSQSIDVKPSYGLSDTEVERMIEDSFKFATEDINARKLIEARLDAEALMKTTEKSLVDAGHLIAPEEAEGIRAALSQLTNAKDGPDPRAIRAHMAALEQAAKRLNVVMLDDSLKKSLQGKKVFEVS, from the coding sequence ATGGCACGCATAGTCGGCATTGACCTCGGTACTACGAATTCATTGGTCGCCTACATGAAGGATGGCCAGCCCTGCGTCGTTCCCGACCGTCACGGTCGGACGATGGTGCCTTCAGTTGTCGCCTTGACGGACAACGGCTTGATCGTTGGGAATCCTGCGAAAGAACATCTGACGCGCAACCCGGAGCGGACGGTGTACTCCGTGAAGCGATTCATGGGTAGGGGCTTGGTTGATGTTCAGAACGAGTTGGCGTATTTCCCCTACAATTTGACCGAGACGGGCGGGGTCATTCGGATCCGTCTCGGCCAGAAGAGCTATTCCCCGCCGCAGATCTCCGCCATGATCCTCAAGGAATTGAAGCTGCGCGCGGAGGCCCATCTCAACGAAAGCATCACGAAAGCCGTCATCACCGTTCCTGCCTACTTCAACGACAGCCAGCGACAGGCGACGAAAGACGCCGGCCTCATTGCCGGGCTGGAGGTGTTGCGCATCATCAATGAGCCGACTGCCGCTTCGCTCGCCTATGGACTTCAGAAAAAAACGCAGGGCACGATCGCGGTCTATGATTTCGGCGGCGGCACGTTCGACATATCCATATTGAAGTTAAAAGACGGTATTTTTGAGGTTCTGGCGACCAATGGTGACACACACCTCGGCGGAGACGATCTCGATCGTCTGCTGGTCGATCTTTTCGTCATAGAGATCCGAGACCGGCACGGAATCGACGTCGGCAACCACCCCGATCACATGCAGGCGATTCGGTTGGAGGCGGAGCGGGCCAAGGTCCGCTTGTCCGATGAGTTGAAGACCGACGTCACGATTGAGCTACCGGAAGACAAGGGACGTTTCACCAGGGAGCTGACGCGTGATCAGCTCGAATCCCTAGCGATGCGTGTCATCGAACGCACATTGGCTCCCTGTCGCATGGCGTTAAAAGACGCCGGGCTCGCTCCAAAAGATATCGACGAGGTTGTACTGGTGGGGGGCTCAACGCGTATGCCGCTGGTTCGGCAACGTGTGGAAGCGCTGTTCGGAAAGACGCCGCATTGCCACTTGAATCCGGACGAAGTCGTCGCACTTGGGGCGGCCGTTCAAGCCGATATTCTGAGCGGCGGGACGACAGACATGTTGCTGTTGGACGTAACGCCCTTGTCTCTCGGCATCGAAACGATGGGCGGGGTCATGAGCAGCTTGATCCGCAGGAACACGACCATTCCGGCGAGCGCCAAAGAAATGTTCACGACTTATGTCGACGGTCAGACCGGAGTGGATATCCATATTCTGCAGGGTGAGCGCGAACTCGTCAAAGACAATCGGAGCCTCGCGCGATTTCGGCTCAAAGTGCCGCCCCTCCCGGCAGGAGTGCCGCGCATCGAAGTGACCTTTTTGATCGATGCCAACGGAATCTTGAACGTGACGGCAAAGGACATGCGAACAGGCCAAAGTCAGTCGATCGACGTCAAGCCGTCGTACGGACTCTCGGACACGGAAGTTGAGCGGATGATCGAAGACTCGTTCAAGTTTGCCACGGAGGATATCAACGCCCGGAAGCTGATCGAAGCTCGACTGGACGCCGAAGCGTTGATGAAAACGACTGAGAAATCGCTCGTCGACGCCGGCCATCTGATCGCGCCGGAAGAAGCCGAGGGCATACGTGCGGCACTCTCTCAGTTGACTAATGCGAAGGACGGCCCCGACCCTCGCGCCATCCGTGCACACATGGCAGCGCTCGAACAGGCCGCGAAGCGCTTGAACGTCGTGATGCTGGACGATTCTCTCAAGAAAAGTCTGCAAGGGAAGAAAGTGTTCGAGGTGTCGTAG